The following proteins are encoded in a genomic region of Pseudomonas saponiphila:
- a CDS encoding PrkA family serine protein kinase: protein MSIFSHFQQRFESTRQEEFSLQEYLELCKKDRSAYASAAERLLLAIGEPELLDTSTNSRLSRIFSNKVIRRYPAFEDFHGMEECIDQIVSYFRHAAQGLEEKKQILYLLGPVGGGKSSLAEKLKQLIEKVPFYAIKGSPVFESPLGLFNATEDGAILEEDFGIPRRYLNTIMSPWATKRLSEFGGDISQFRVVKLYPSILNQIAVAKTEPGDENNQDISALVGKVDIRKLEEFPQNDADAYSYSGALCRANQGLMEFVEMFKAPIKVLHPLLTATQEGNYNSTEGLGAIPFTGILLAHSNESEWHTFRNNKNNEAFIDRIYIVKVPYCLRVTDEVKIYDKLLFNSSLAKAHCAPDTLKMLAQFTVLSRLKEPENSNIYSKMRVYDGENLKDTDPKAKSIQEYRDSAGVDEGMNGLSTRFAFKILSKVFNFDPHEVAANPVHLLYVLEQQIEQEQFQAETRERYLRFLKEYLAPRYIEFIGKEIQTAYLESYSEYGQNIFDRYVLYADFWIQDQEYRDPETGEILNRVALNEELEKIEKPAGISNPKDFRNEIVNFVLRARANNNGKNPTWLSYEKLRVVIEKKMFSNTEDLLPVISFNAKASKEDQQKHNDFVTRMVERGYTDKQVRLLSEWYLRVRKSQ from the coding sequence ATGAGTATTTTTAGCCACTTCCAACAGCGCTTCGAATCCACACGCCAGGAAGAGTTCTCGCTGCAGGAATACCTGGAGCTGTGCAAGAAGGACCGAAGCGCCTATGCATCCGCCGCCGAACGCCTGCTATTGGCCATCGGCGAGCCAGAACTGCTGGACACTTCGACCAACTCGAGGCTGTCGCGAATCTTTTCCAACAAGGTGATCCGGCGCTATCCGGCCTTTGAAGACTTCCATGGCATGGAAGAATGCATCGACCAGATCGTCTCCTACTTCCGACACGCCGCTCAGGGCCTGGAAGAGAAGAAACAGATCCTCTACCTCCTGGGTCCGGTGGGCGGTGGTAAATCGTCCCTGGCCGAGAAGCTCAAGCAACTGATCGAGAAAGTGCCCTTCTACGCCATCAAGGGTTCCCCGGTCTTTGAATCGCCACTGGGGCTGTTCAACGCCACGGAAGATGGCGCGATTCTCGAAGAGGATTTCGGCATTCCCCGGCGCTATCTCAACACCATCATGTCGCCCTGGGCCACCAAGCGCCTGTCGGAGTTTGGCGGCGACATCAGCCAGTTCCGCGTGGTGAAGCTGTACCCGTCGATTCTCAACCAGATCGCCGTGGCCAAGACCGAGCCCGGGGACGAGAACAACCAGGACATTTCGGCACTGGTCGGCAAGGTGGATATCCGCAAGCTGGAAGAATTCCCGCAGAACGATGCCGATGCCTACAGCTACTCCGGGGCACTCTGCCGGGCCAACCAGGGCCTGATGGAATTCGTCGAGATGTTCAAGGCACCCATCAAGGTGCTGCACCCATTGCTGACCGCAACCCAGGAAGGTAACTACAACAGCACCGAGGGGCTGGGGGCGATCCCCTTCACCGGCATCCTGCTGGCTCACTCCAACGAATCGGAGTGGCACACCTTCCGCAACAACAAGAACAACGAAGCCTTCATCGACCGGATCTATATCGTCAAGGTGCCTTACTGCCTGCGCGTCACCGATGAAGTGAAGATCTACGACAAGCTGCTGTTCAACAGCTCCCTGGCCAAGGCCCATTGCGCCCCCGACACCCTGAAAATGCTGGCGCAGTTCACTGTGCTGTCGCGCCTCAAGGAGCCGGAGAACTCCAACATCTACTCGAAGATGCGGGTCTATGACGGTGAAAACCTCAAGGACACCGATCCCAAGGCCAAGTCGATCCAGGAATACCGCGACAGCGCCGGCGTCGATGAGGGGATGAATGGCCTGTCGACCCGGTTCGCCTTCAAGATCCTGTCGAAAGTCTTCAACTTCGACCCCCATGAAGTGGCGGCCAACCCGGTGCACCTGCTGTATGTGCTGGAACAGCAGATCGAGCAGGAACAGTTCCAGGCGGAAACCCGCGAGCGCTACCTGCGCTTCCTCAAGGAATACCTGGCGCCGCGCTACATCGAGTTCATCGGCAAGGAGATTCAGACCGCTTACCTGGAGTCCTACAGCGAGTACGGCCAGAACATCTTCGACCGCTATGTGCTCTATGCAGACTTCTGGATTCAGGATCAGGAATACCGCGATCCGGAAACCGGCGAGATCCTCAATCGCGTGGCCCTCAACGAGGAACTGGAGAAGATCGAGAAACCTGCTGGCATCAGCAACCCGAAAGATTTCCGCAACGAGATCGTCAACTTCGTCCTGCGCGCCCGGGCCAACAACAACGGCAAGAACCCCACCTGGCTCAGCTACGAAAAACTGCGGGTGGTCATCGAGAAGAAAATGTTCTCCAACACCGAGGACCTGCTGCCGGTCATCAGCTTCAACGCCAAGGCCAGCAAGGAGGATCAACAGAAACACAACGACTTCGTCACACGAATGGTCGAGCGCGGCTACACCGACAAACAGGTCCGGCTGCTGTCCGAATGGTATCTGCGGGTCAGAAAATCGCAGTGA
- the glpE gene encoding thiosulfate sulfurtransferase GlpE, with protein MSEFKRIPPEQAQALREQGAVVVDIRDPQTYALSHISGSQHLDNHSISDFIRGADLDAPLVVVCYHGNSSQSAAAYLVSQGFSDVYSLDGGFELWRSTYPTEIAQGTAE; from the coding sequence ATGAGCGAATTCAAACGCATTCCCCCAGAACAGGCCCAGGCACTGCGCGAGCAAGGCGCCGTGGTGGTGGACATCCGCGACCCGCAAACCTATGCCCTGAGCCATATCAGCGGCTCGCAGCATCTGGATAATCACTCCATTTCCGATTTCATTCGCGGCGCCGACCTGGACGCCCCGCTGGTGGTGGTCTGCTATCACGGAAACTCCAGCCAGAGCGCCGCCGCATATCTGGTCAGCCAGGGGTTTTCCGATGTCTACAGCCTCGACGGCGGCTTCGAACTGTGGCGTAGCACCTACCCGACGGAAATCGCCCAAGGCACCGCCGAATAA
- a CDS encoding symmetrical bis(5'-nucleosyl)-tetraphosphatase codes for MATYAVGDLQGCLEPLQCLLAQVAFDPTRDRLWLVGDLVNRGPQSLETLRYLYSIRDSLVCVLGNHDLHLLAAWRNIERLKKSDTLREILEAPDREELLQWLRQQKLMHYDEARNVALVHAGIAPQWSLKKALKCAAEVEEALRDDNLFEPFLDGMYGNDPAKWDSDLKGVTRLRVITNYFTRMRFCTSEGKLDLKSKEGLDTAPAGYAPWFSHKERKTRDLKIIFGHWAALEGHSNQPGIFALDSGCVWGGSMTLLNVDSGVRLTCDCDAQGHAANLSPNPLPVSAKR; via the coding sequence ATGGCAACGTACGCTGTCGGCGACCTGCAAGGCTGCCTGGAGCCGCTGCAGTGCCTGCTTGCACAAGTCGCCTTCGACCCAACCCGGGATCGCCTGTGGCTGGTGGGCGACCTGGTCAACCGTGGCCCGCAGTCGCTGGAAACCCTGCGCTACCTGTACTCGATCCGCGACTCCCTGGTCTGCGTGCTGGGCAATCATGACCTGCACCTGCTGGCCGCCTGGCGCAACATCGAGCGCCTGAAAAAGTCCGATACCTTGCGCGAGATCCTTGAGGCTCCCGACCGCGAAGAGCTGCTGCAGTGGTTGCGCCAGCAAAAACTGATGCACTACGACGAAGCCCGCAATGTGGCACTGGTGCATGCTGGCATCGCCCCTCAGTGGTCGCTGAAAAAGGCCCTCAAATGCGCCGCCGAGGTGGAAGAAGCGCTTCGCGACGACAACCTCTTCGAACCCTTTCTGGACGGCATGTACGGCAACGATCCGGCGAAATGGGACAGCGACCTCAAGGGCGTGACCCGCCTGCGGGTCATCACCAACTATTTCACCCGCATGCGCTTCTGCACCAGCGAGGGCAAGCTCGACCTCAAGAGCAAGGAAGGACTGGATACCGCCCCGGCGGGCTATGCCCCCTGGTTCAGTCACAAGGAGCGCAAGACCCGGGACCTGAAGATCATCTTCGGCCACTGGGCGGCCCTGGAAGGCCACAGCAACCAACCCGGTATTTTCGCCCTCGACAGCGGCTGCGTCTGGGGCGGGTCCATGACCCTGCTGAATGTCGACAGCGGCGTGCGCCTTACCTGTGATTGCGATGCTCAGGGACACGCCGCAAACCTTTCCCCCAACCCCTTGCCCGTCTCGGCAAAGCGCTAG
- the apaG gene encoding Co2+/Mg2+ efflux protein ApaG — protein sequence MSDPRYQVDVSVVTRFLADQSQPEQNRFAFAYTITVHNNGSLPAKLLSRHWVITDGDGHVEEVRGAGVVGQQPLIAAGKSHTYSSGTVMTTRVGNMQGSYQMLAEDGKQFDAIIAPFRLAVPGALH from the coding sequence ATGTCCGATCCTCGTTATCAGGTCGATGTCAGCGTCGTCACCCGCTTTCTGGCAGACCAATCGCAACCCGAGCAAAACCGCTTCGCATTCGCCTACACCATCACCGTTCATAACAATGGCTCGCTCCCGGCCAAGCTGCTGTCCCGGCACTGGGTGATCACCGACGGCGACGGTCACGTGGAAGAAGTGCGCGGCGCCGGCGTGGTGGGCCAGCAACCGCTGATCGCCGCCGGCAAAAGCCACACCTACAGCAGCGGCACCGTGATGACCACTCGGGTCGGCAACATGCAGGGCAGCTATCAGATGCTCGCCGAAGACGGCAAACAGTTCGACGCCATCATCGCGCCCTTCCGCCTGGCGGTCCCCGGAGCCTTGCACTGA
- the rsmA gene encoding 16S rRNA (adenine(1518)-N(6)/adenine(1519)-N(6))-dimethyltransferase RsmA, whose amino-acid sequence MSEQYQHRARKRFGQNFLHDAGVIDRILRAIHAKPEDRMLEIGPGQGALTEGLLGSGAQLDVVELDKDLIPILNQQFAGKSNFNLHQGDALKFDFNTLGAAPSSLRVVGNLPYNISTPLIFHLLQNAGLIRDMHFMLQKEVVERLAAGPGGGDWGRLSIMVQYHCRVEHLFNVGPGAFNPPPKVDSAIVRLVPHAVLPHPAKDHRLLERIVREAFNQRRKTLRNTLKALLSSAEIEAAGVDGSLRPEQLDLAAFVRLADQLANQPKPAAD is encoded by the coding sequence ATGAGCGAGCAATACCAACACCGGGCGCGCAAGCGCTTCGGCCAGAACTTCCTGCACGACGCCGGCGTCATCGACCGCATCCTGCGGGCCATCCACGCCAAGCCCGAAGACCGCATGCTGGAAATCGGCCCGGGCCAGGGCGCCCTGACCGAAGGCCTGCTGGGCAGCGGCGCGCAGTTGGATGTGGTGGAGCTGGATAAGGACCTGATCCCGATCCTCAACCAGCAGTTCGCCGGCAAGAGCAACTTCAACCTGCACCAGGGCGACGCCTTGAAGTTCGACTTCAACACCCTGGGCGCGGCGCCAAGCAGCCTGCGGGTGGTCGGCAACCTGCCCTACAACATCTCCACTCCGCTGATCTTCCACCTGCTGCAGAACGCCGGGCTGATCCGCGACATGCACTTCATGCTGCAAAAGGAAGTGGTCGAGCGTCTGGCAGCCGGTCCCGGCGGCGGTGACTGGGGCCGCCTGTCGATCATGGTCCAGTATCACTGCCGCGTGGAACACCTGTTCAACGTCGGTCCTGGCGCCTTCAACCCGCCACCGAAAGTCGACTCGGCCATCGTGCGCCTGGTGCCTCATGCGGTACTGCCACACCCAGCCAAGGATCACCGGCTGCTGGAACGCATCGTGCGCGAAGCCTTCAACCAGCGCCGCAAGACCCTGCGCAACACCCTCAAGGCCCTCCTCAGCAGCGCCGAGATCGAAGCGGCCGGCGTCGACGGCAGCCTGCGCCCCGAGCAATTGGACCTGGCCGCTTTCGTGCGCCTGGCCGACCAGCTGGCCAACCAGCCCAAGCCTGCCGCCGACTGA
- the pdxA gene encoding 4-hydroxythreonine-4-phosphate dehydrogenase PdxA, with amino-acid sequence MKPRRFALTPGEPAGIGPDLCLLLASQPQPHPLIAITSRDLLLERAAQLGVAVNLLPVTLEQLPTEPAPADSLYVWDTPLGKPVVSGQLDQANAAFVLETLTRAGQGCLDGHFAGMITAPVHKGVINDSGIAFSGHTEFLADLTHTEQVVMMLATRGLRVALVTTHLPLREIADAITVERLERVTRILHADLQRKFGIPQPRILVCGLNPHAGEGGHLGREEIDIIEPTLERLRNEGMDLRGPLPADTLFTPKYLEHCDAVLAMYHDQGLPVLKYKGFGAAVNVTLGLPIIRTSVDHGTALDLAGSGKIDTGSLQVALETAYQMAENRL; translated from the coding sequence GTGAAACCCAGACGTTTCGCTCTGACACCCGGCGAACCAGCGGGTATAGGTCCTGACCTATGCCTGCTGCTCGCCTCGCAACCCCAGCCCCATCCCCTGATTGCCATTACCAGCCGCGACCTGCTCCTTGAACGGGCCGCGCAGCTGGGCGTGGCAGTCAATCTGCTGCCGGTAACCCTGGAGCAACTGCCGACTGAGCCCGCACCCGCAGACAGCCTCTATGTCTGGGACACGCCCCTCGGCAAACCAGTGGTCAGTGGCCAACTGGATCAGGCCAATGCCGCCTTCGTCCTGGAAACCCTGACCCGCGCCGGCCAGGGCTGCCTGGATGGGCACTTTGCCGGCATGATCACTGCCCCCGTGCACAAGGGCGTGATCAACGACTCCGGGATCGCCTTTTCCGGGCATACCGAGTTTCTCGCGGACCTGACCCACACCGAACAAGTGGTAATGATGCTGGCCACCCGTGGCTTGCGCGTGGCCCTGGTGACCACCCACCTGCCCTTGCGGGAGATTGCCGACGCCATTACCGTCGAGCGCCTGGAACGGGTCACACGGATCCTGCATGCCGACTTGCAGCGCAAGTTCGGCATCCCCCAGCCACGTATCCTGGTGTGCGGGCTCAACCCTCATGCCGGCGAAGGCGGACACCTGGGCCGCGAAGAAATCGACATCATCGAACCCACCCTGGAGCGCCTGCGCAATGAGGGCATGGACCTGCGCGGTCCTTTGCCTGCGGACACTCTGTTTACCCCCAAATATCTGGAGCACTGCGATGCAGTGCTGGCGATGTACCACGACCAAGGCTTGCCCGTGCTGAAATACAAAGGCTTCGGCGCGGCCGTCAATGTGACGCTCGGCCTGCCGATCATCCGCACCTCCGTCGACCATGGCACCGCCCTGGACCTGGCCGGCAGCGGCAAGATCGACACCGGCAGCCTGCAGGTCGCCCTGGAAACCGCCTACCAGATGGCCGAGAACCGTTTATGA
- the surA gene encoding peptidylprolyl isomerase SurA, whose product MKTKLSDCLRPLMLGALFLSTAASAAVQSIDKVVAIVDNDVVMQSQLDQRVHEVQQTIAKRGGGVPPTSVLEQQVLERLIVENLQLQIGERSGIRITDEELNQAIGTIAQRNSMSIEQFRAALAHDGLSYEDARDQVRREMIISRVRQRRVAERIQVSEQEVKNFLASDLGKMQLSEELHLANILIPTPESANSEAIQSAARQAMDVYQQLKQGADFAQLAIARSGSDNALEGGDMGWRKAAQLPPPFDRELSAMAVGDITQPARTPGGFIILKLLDKRGGGNQVRDEVHVRHILIKPSEIRSEEETKRLAQKLYERIEAGEDFAELAKSYSEDPGSALNGGDLNWIDPNALVPEFREVMAKTPQGQLSKPFKSPYGWHVLEVLGRRATDSTSQAREQQAMTVLRNRKYDEELQTWLRQIRDEAYVEIKLPGAEQAAQ is encoded by the coding sequence GTGAAGACCAAGCTTTCTGATTGTCTGCGCCCGCTGATGCTGGGCGCGCTGTTCCTGAGTACCGCGGCCAGCGCCGCGGTGCAGTCCATCGACAAGGTCGTGGCCATCGTCGATAACGACGTGGTCATGCAGAGCCAGTTGGACCAGCGGGTTCACGAAGTCCAGCAAACCATCGCCAAGCGTGGCGGTGGCGTGCCGCCTACCAGCGTTCTGGAACAGCAGGTTCTGGAGCGCCTGATCGTTGAAAACCTGCAACTGCAGATTGGCGAACGCTCCGGCATCCGCATCACCGATGAAGAGCTGAACCAGGCTATCGGCACCATTGCCCAGCGCAACAGCATGAGCATCGAGCAGTTCCGCGCCGCCCTGGCTCACGATGGCCTGTCTTATGAAGACGCGCGTGATCAGGTTCGCCGCGAGATGATCATCAGCCGCGTGCGTCAACGCCGTGTGGCCGAACGCATTCAGGTATCGGAGCAGGAAGTGAAGAACTTCCTGGCCTCGGACCTGGGCAAGATGCAGCTCTCCGAAGAACTGCACCTGGCCAATATCCTGATCCCTACCCCGGAAAGCGCCAACTCCGAAGCGATTCAGAGTGCCGCCCGCCAGGCCATGGACGTGTACCAGCAACTCAAGCAAGGCGCGGACTTCGCCCAGCTGGCGATTGCCCGTTCCGGCAGCGACAACGCCCTGGAAGGCGGCGATATGGGCTGGCGCAAAGCCGCTCAACTGCCACCTCCGTTCGATCGCGAACTGAGCGCAATGGCCGTCGGTGACATCACCCAGCCTGCTCGCACCCCAGGCGGCTTCATTATCCTCAAGCTGCTGGACAAACGTGGCGGCGGCAATCAGGTGCGTGACGAAGTGCATGTACGCCACATCCTGATCAAGCCAAGCGAGATTCGCAGCGAAGAAGAAACCAAGCGCCTGGCGCAGAAGCTCTACGAGCGCATCGAAGCCGGCGAAGACTTCGCCGAACTGGCGAAAAGCTACTCGGAAGACCCGGGCTCGGCGCTCAATGGTGGCGATCTCAACTGGATCGACCCGAATGCCTTGGTGCCGGAATTCCGCGAAGTGATGGCCAAGACCCCACAAGGTCAGCTATCCAAGCCGTTCAAGAGCCCTTATGGCTGGCACGTACTGGAAGTCCTTGGCCGTCGCGCCACCGACAGCACCAGTCAGGCCCGTGAGCAGCAAGCCATGACCGTGCTGCGTAATCGCAAGTACGACGAAGAACTGCAGACCTGGTTGCGGCAGATCCGTGACGAAGCCTACGTCGAAATCAAGCTGCCTGGCGCTGAACAGGCGGCACAGTGA
- a CDS encoding LPS-assembly protein LptD — MALKSPAFRKKFPLLVTGGLLALQPLATSFVVAAEQYDCSVSASGGWACAPKATAAQLPPRPVHDANSVSSSVATAADAGAAGEAASGDKPTLVTEAKGRGLKSRSADYSHLDWVPREKLTAAQLAETGPYCSGSYIEPIRPGMNDKTNKSDAPTFIGAKASRYQQEEQVATLAGDVVMRQGSMQVEADEANLYQAENRGELSGNVRIRDNGTLMVGDHADVQLDTGEAKVDNAEYVMHKSRVRGSALYAKRAENAIIRLKDGTYTTCEPNSNAWQLKGNNITLNPATGFGTATNVTLRVKDIPVLYTPYIYFPIDDRRQSGFLPPSISSGGDTGFMLVTPYYFNLAPNYDATLYPRYMAKRGLLMEGEFRYLTKSSEGQFGAAYLNDDDTDRSKQTDYEKTRYMLNWQHKGGLDSRLMTEVDYTKISDPYYFQDLQTDQLGVKSSTDYVNQQGVVTYRGDDYTARLNVQEYELASVSNITPYNRLPQITFNGALPYHPQGLDFTYETELVRFERDLRKGNYFDKDGGPFDASGNAIGTRRLDENVAGLARSNGDRLNLKPGVSLPLNWSYGYLTPSLKYMYTQYNLDLDGQGKSDLIKNRNNSSALGESFKSSQNRGVPIASLDGGLYFDRNTQWFGKNYRQTLEPRAFYLYVPKEDQKDIPVFDTGEYTFNYASLFRDNRFSGSDRVGDENKLSLGVTSRWIEDNGFQRQRISVGQAMYFKDRTVQLPGIDYRTRADATSNVSPYALEYEYRYNRDWRTTADYNWDPDSHSTRSGSAMLHYQPEDNPNKVINAGYRYRNDQIRYDQNSGTWKMGGDYGTPGQPGYVKDYYKIQQHDFSVIWPIVPQWNAISRWQYDYNRNRTLEAFGGFEYDNCCWKLRLISRYWVKYDEFSQNAPENEKGDRGIFLQIVLKGLGGVMGTKVESFLDKGIQGYREREDQAF; from the coding sequence ATGGCATTGAAATCCCCCGCGTTTCGTAAAAAATTCCCGTTGCTGGTTACCGGCGGTTTGCTGGCCCTGCAACCTCTAGCCACTTCCTTCGTGGTCGCTGCGGAACAGTATGACTGCTCAGTCTCTGCTTCGGGTGGCTGGGCCTGTGCGCCGAAAGCCACTGCAGCCCAACTGCCTCCGCGGCCGGTCCACGACGCCAACTCGGTCAGCTCCAGCGTTGCTACAGCAGCTGATGCCGGTGCTGCGGGCGAAGCAGCCAGCGGCGACAAGCCGACGCTGGTGACCGAAGCCAAAGGCCGTGGACTGAAATCCCGCAGTGCCGACTACAGCCACCTCGACTGGGTGCCGCGCGAGAAGCTCACCGCCGCACAATTGGCCGAGACCGGTCCTTACTGCTCTGGTTCCTATATCGAACCGATTCGTCCTGGCATGAATGACAAGACGAATAAAAGTGACGCCCCGACCTTTATCGGTGCCAAGGCCTCGCGTTATCAGCAGGAAGAACAAGTGGCGACCCTGGCCGGTGACGTGGTCATGCGTCAGGGAAGCATGCAGGTCGAGGCCGACGAGGCCAATCTGTATCAGGCCGAGAATCGCGGTGAACTGAGCGGCAACGTACGGATTCGCGACAACGGCACGCTGATGGTCGGCGACCATGCCGACGTGCAGCTCGACACTGGTGAAGCCAAGGTCGACAACGCCGAATACGTGATGCACAAGTCGCGGGTACGGGGCAGCGCGCTGTACGCCAAGCGTGCGGAAAACGCTATCATCCGCCTCAAGGATGGTACGTACACCACCTGCGAACCGAACAGCAACGCCTGGCAGCTCAAGGGCAACAACATCACCTTGAACCCGGCCACCGGCTTCGGCACCGCGACCAACGTGACCTTGCGGGTCAAAGACATTCCGGTGCTCTACACCCCGTATATCTACTTCCCGATCGACGACCGTCGCCAGTCCGGCTTCCTGCCGCCGAGCATTAGCAGTGGTGGTGATACCGGCTTCATGCTGGTCACGCCGTACTACTTCAACCTGGCACCGAACTACGACGCCACGTTGTACCCACGCTACATGGCCAAGCGCGGCCTGTTGATGGAAGGCGAGTTCCGCTACCTGACCAAGAGCAGCGAAGGTCAGTTCGGCGCCGCCTACCTCAACGACGACGATACCGATCGCAGCAAGCAGACCGACTACGAAAAAACTCGCTACATGCTCAACTGGCAGCACAAGGGCGGGCTTGATTCGCGTCTGATGACCGAGGTCGACTACACCAAGATCAGCGATCCTTACTATTTCCAGGATCTGCAGACCGATCAGCTGGGGGTGAAGTCGTCCACCGACTACGTCAACCAGCAAGGCGTCGTGACCTATCGTGGCGATGACTACACTGCGCGCCTCAACGTACAGGAGTACGAGCTGGCAAGCGTATCCAACATCACCCCGTACAACCGCCTGCCGCAGATCACCTTCAACGGTGCCTTGCCGTACCACCCGCAGGGTTTGGATTTCACCTATGAAACCGAGCTGGTGCGGTTCGAACGCGACCTGAGGAAAGGCAACTACTTTGACAAGGACGGCGGCCCATTCGATGCTAGCGGCAATGCAATCGGAACTCGTCGCCTGGATGAAAACGTTGCTGGTCTGGCCCGCTCCAACGGTGACCGCCTGAACCTCAAGCCTGGCGTCAGCCTGCCGCTGAACTGGAGCTACGGCTACCTGACACCGTCCCTCAAGTACATGTACACCCAGTACAACCTTGATCTGGATGGCCAAGGTAAAAGCGACCTCATCAAGAACCGGAATAACTCTTCCGCACTGGGCGAATCGTTCAAGAGCTCGCAGAACCGCGGCGTCCCAATCGCCAGCCTCGACGGCGGCCTGTACTTCGACCGCAATACCCAATGGTTTGGCAAGAACTACCGCCAGACCCTGGAACCGCGCGCGTTCTACCTCTATGTACCCAAGGAAGACCAGAAGGACATCCCGGTGTTCGATACCGGCGAGTACACCTTCAACTACGCCTCGCTGTTCCGTGACAACCGCTTCTCCGGCTCCGACCGCGTCGGCGACGAGAACAAGCTGTCTCTGGGCGTGACCAGCCGCTGGATCGAAGACAACGGCTTCCAGCGTCAACGCATCAGCGTCGGTCAGGCTATGTACTTCAAGGACCGCACCGTCCAGCTCCCGGGTATCGACTACCGCACCCGCGCCGACGCCACGTCCAATGTCTCGCCTTACGCGCTTGAATACGAATACCGCTACAACCGCGACTGGCGCACCACTGCCGACTACAACTGGGACCCGGACAGCCACAGCACGCGCTCCGGCAGTGCGATGCTCCACTACCAGCCTGAAGACAACCCGAACAAGGTTATCAACGCCGGCTATCGCTATCGCAACGACCAGATCCGCTATGACCAGAACAGCGGCACCTGGAAAATGGGCGGCGACTATGGCACTCCGGGCCAACCTGGCTACGTGAAGGACTACTACAAGATCCAGCAGCATGACTTCTCGGTGATCTGGCCGATCGTGCCGCAATGGAACGCCATCAGCCGTTGGCAGTACGACTACAACCGTAACCGCACGCTCGAGGCCTTCGGTGGTTTCGAATACGACAACTGCTGCTGGAAACTGCGCCTGATCAGCCGTTACTGGGTCAAGTATGACGAGTTCAGTCAGAACGCTCCGGAGAACGAGAAAGGCGACCGCGGCATCTTCCTCCAAATTGTTCTGAAGGGTCTCGGTGGCGTCATGGGCACCAAAGTAGAGAGCTTCCTCGACAAAGGCATCCAAGGTTATCGTGAACGTGAAGACCAAGCTTTCTGA
- a CDS encoding aminoglycoside phosphotransferase family protein yields MPDQDVRLQHLKVWLDEQLAIVYAEQGWGEVPPATLTAASSDASFRRYFRWQSADRSFVVMDAPPPQENCKPFVDIAHLLATSGINVPKIYAQDLARGFLLLNDLGNKTYLDVIDEHNADTLFDDALQALLAFQQLPMAAPLPSYDVALLRRELELFPEWYVGRELGITFNAQQREQWQRVSDLLIDSALAQPKVLVHRDYMPRNLMLSEPNPGVLDFQDAVYGPVTYDVTCLFKDAFLSWPEPRVQNWLSDYWNRARALGIPVQDDFAAFLRASDLMGVQRHLKVIGIFSRICHRDGKPRYLTDVPRFLAYIEAVLARRPELAELGQLLRSLSQPAGSEA; encoded by the coding sequence ATGCCTGACCAAGATGTACGCTTGCAACACCTGAAAGTTTGGCTCGATGAGCAGTTGGCGATTGTTTACGCAGAGCAAGGCTGGGGCGAAGTGCCCCCGGCGACATTGACCGCGGCCAGTAGCGACGCGAGTTTCCGCCGTTATTTCCGTTGGCAGAGTGCGGACCGCAGCTTTGTGGTCATGGATGCCCCGCCCCCCCAGGAAAATTGCAAACCCTTCGTGGACATCGCCCATTTGCTGGCGACCTCGGGCATTAACGTGCCGAAAATCTATGCACAGGATCTGGCGCGCGGCTTCCTGCTGCTCAATGACCTGGGCAACAAGACCTATCTCGACGTGATCGACGAGCACAATGCCGATACGCTGTTTGACGACGCATTGCAGGCGTTGCTGGCGTTTCAGCAACTGCCGATGGCGGCGCCGCTGCCCAGCTACGATGTGGCTCTCCTGCGTCGTGAACTCGAGCTGTTTCCCGAGTGGTACGTCGGGCGCGAGCTGGGGATCACCTTTAACGCGCAGCAACGTGAACAGTGGCAGCGGGTCAGCGATCTGTTGATCGACAGCGCGCTGGCGCAGCCCAAGGTGCTGGTGCACCGCGACTACATGCCGCGCAACCTGATGCTCAGTGAACCGAACCCGGGCGTTCTGGATTTTCAGGATGCGGTCTACGGTCCCGTGACCTATGACGTCACGTGTCTGTTCAAGGATGCCTTCCTCAGCTGGCCGGAGCCTCGGGTCCAGAACTGGCTCAGCGACTATTGGAATCGCGCTCGGGCACTGGGAATCCCGGTGCAGGACGATTTTGCAGCCTTTCTGCGTGCCAGCGACCTGATGGGTGTGCAGCGTCACCTCAAGGTGATCGGGATCTTCTCGCGGATCTGCCATCGCGACGGCAAACCCCGTTACCTGACGGATGTGCCGCGCTTCCTTGCTTATATAGAAGCGGTGCTGGCCCGCCGTCCCGAGCTGGCCGAACTGGGCCAATTGCTGCGCAGCCTGAGCCAGCCCGCGGGGAGTGAGGCATGA